The following coding sequences lie in one Streptomyces sp. NBC_00510 genomic window:
- a CDS encoding FAD-dependent oxidoreductase: MRMVVVGGGMAGARLAQRLAPSGADVTVIGEERHAPYNRVLLAEVLAGRYAPEVVALPGVPGTVVRRGVRVVRIDRDERAVVCDDGGVVRYDRLVLATGSNPVLPPLRGLFAEDGGTFPEGVHAFRTMDDCLALSAAVRPGARAVVVGGGLLGVSAARALAARGAQVVVATQGEHLMERHLDEAASQLLRAHLEGLGVEVHTQCRVRGLLTQDEDGVGVARPSRRLRPSVAARTGGGFAAARPLTLPRGAAGDGRAARSVVTAVELADGYRLGTDLVVLACGVRPRVGLAQAAGLAVAKGVVVDDALRTSDPSVHAIGDCAQHGGVVYGLAGPATEQADALADVLTADPAPRYGGTRSLTRLTLNGPAALDIASFGETTPAPGDDVLRLADATRGAYRKVVLRGDRLVGGILLGDLGTVGALARTWEGDEPLPVPPLHLLTDNGGS; encoded by the coding sequence ATGAGGATGGTGGTGGTCGGCGGCGGAATGGCGGGGGCGCGCCTCGCGCAGCGTCTGGCGCCCTCCGGCGCGGACGTCACGGTGATCGGCGAGGAGCGGCACGCCCCGTACAACCGGGTGCTGCTCGCGGAGGTGCTGGCGGGCCGGTACGCGCCGGAGGTGGTCGCGCTGCCGGGGGTGCCCGGCACGGTGGTGCGCCGGGGTGTCCGGGTGGTGCGGATCGACCGCGACGAGCGGGCCGTGGTCTGCGACGACGGTGGCGTGGTCCGGTACGACCGGCTGGTGCTGGCGACCGGCTCCAATCCGGTGCTGCCGCCGCTGCGCGGGCTGTTCGCGGAGGACGGCGGCACGTTCCCGGAGGGGGTGCACGCCTTCCGGACGATGGACGACTGCCTGGCGCTCTCGGCGGCGGTGCGTCCCGGGGCGCGTGCGGTGGTCGTCGGCGGCGGGCTGCTCGGGGTGTCGGCGGCGCGGGCGCTGGCGGCGCGCGGGGCGCAGGTGGTGGTCGCCACGCAGGGCGAGCATCTGATGGAACGTCATCTCGACGAGGCCGCCTCGCAGTTGCTGCGTGCACACCTGGAGGGGCTGGGCGTCGAGGTGCACACCCAGTGCCGGGTGCGTGGTCTGCTGACCCAGGACGAAGACGGGGTCGGGGTCGCGCGGCCCTCCCGGCGACTGCGGCCGTCCGTGGCGGCGCGTACGGGAGGCGGGTTCGCCGCGGCGCGCCCGCTGACCCTGCCCCGCGGGGCCGCCGGCGACGGCCGGGCGGCGCGGTCCGTGGTCACCGCGGTCGAACTCGCCGACGGCTACCGCCTCGGCACCGACCTGGTCGTGCTGGCCTGCGGCGTCCGGCCGCGCGTCGGGCTCGCCCAGGCGGCGGGGCTGGCGGTCGCCAAGGGGGTGGTCGTGGACGACGCGCTGCGCACCTCGGACCCGTCGGTCCACGCGATCGGCGACTGCGCCCAGCACGGCGGCGTCGTCTACGGCCTCGCGGGCCCGGCCACCGAGCAGGCGGACGCGCTGGCGGACGTCCTGACGGCCGACCCCGCGCCCCGGTACGGCGGCACCCGTTCGCTGACCCGGCTCACCCTCAACGGCCCGGCGGCCCTGGACATCGCCTCCTTCGGCGAGACCACGCCCGCCCCGGGCGACGACGTGCTCCGCCTCGCCGACGCCACACGCGGCGCGTACCGGAAGGTCGTCCTGCGCGGTGACCGCCTCGTCGGCGGCATCCTCCTCGGCGACCTCGGCACCGTGGGCGCGCTCGCCCGCACCTGGGAGGGCGACGAGCCGCTGCCCGTTCCCCCGCTCCACCTGCTCACCGACAACGGAGGGTCCTGA
- a CDS encoding PIN domain-containing protein gives MSYLADTSAVWRLLRWQIPEPWPTHVARGLVAMCPPVEAELMTGVRSDREYEPFLAVLRRTFGWCPTLDDPWRRIHAVQRDLIAIGHHRGPSPMDILIALTAEAHGLTLIHADQDFASVAKVRPGIAMIRVDGP, from the coding sequence ATGAGCTACCTCGCTGACACCTCGGCGGTGTGGCGCCTGTTGCGGTGGCAGATCCCCGAGCCGTGGCCCACGCATGTGGCCCGGGGGCTGGTCGCCATGTGTCCGCCGGTCGAAGCCGAGTTGATGACCGGTGTGCGCTCCGATCGCGAGTACGAGCCGTTTCTCGCCGTACTGCGCCGGACCTTCGGCTGGTGCCCGACGCTCGACGATCCCTGGCGCCGGATCCACGCCGTGCAGCGTGATCTGATCGCCATCGGGCACCACAGGGGACCGTCGCCCATGGACATCCTCATCGCGCTGACCGCGGAGGCCCACGGCCTGACCCTGATCCACGCCGATCAGGACTTCGCGTCGGTGGCCAAGGTCCGGCCCGGGATCGCCATGATCAGGGTCGACGGGCCGTAG
- a CDS encoding type II toxin-antitoxin system VapB family antitoxin, translating to MARTVIDLDDAMLALAQRQLGTKTKRETINLALSIAAGTSADDRARGLAWLQEHAEDVLDFDYLAEQERGGR from the coding sequence ATGGCACGCACGGTCATCGATCTGGACGACGCGATGCTCGCCCTCGCCCAGCGGCAGCTCGGCACCAAGACGAAGCGCGAGACGATCAACCTGGCCCTGTCGATAGCGGCCGGGACGAGCGCCGACGACCGTGCCCGCGGGCTCGCATGGCTCCAGGAGCACGCCGAGGACGTCCTGGACTTCGACTACCTGGCGGAGCAGGAGCGCGGCGGCCGATGA
- a CDS encoding molybdopterin oxidoreductase family protein: MSASGTVDTHCPYCALQCGMGLRRTAGGSGIPDVVERDFPVNKGALCGKGRTAPAVLAPEARLTGPLVRDRASGRLEPAPWEDALDRVAEGLLRVRAAHGPDAVGVFGGGGLTNEKAYALGKFARVVLRTSQIDYNGRFCMSSAAAAHTRAFGLDRGLPFPLADVPRTGCVILVGSNLAETMPPALRYFTELKENGGRLIVVDPRRTRTAEHADLHLQPRPGTDLALALGLLHLVVAEGRVDEDFVAERTTGWPEARASAMALWPELVERITGVPVPRLREAVELFCGVPEAMVLTARGPEQQSKGTDTVSAWINLCLATGRAGRPLSGYGCLTGQGNGQGGREHGQKADQLPGYRKLDDPAARAHVARVWGVDPDDLPGPGRSAYELLDALGRDVKGLLLMGSNPVVSAPRAAHVTERIAALDFLAVCDVVLSETAAMADVVLPVTQWAEETGTTTNLEGRVLLRHKALDPPEGVRSDLYVLNGLAARLGREKGFPADPEEVFEELRRASAGGPADYSGITYRRIEAEDGVFWPCPDVPAGDAGAHPGTPRLFLDRFATPDGRARFVPVLHRPAAEEPDGDFPLYLTTGRVLAQYQSGAQTRRVAELNAAAPGPFVQLHPRLAERIGVAEGDPVAVTSRRGRAVAPARVDRAIRPDTVFMPFHWAGEGRANTLTNPALDPTSRMPEFKVCAVRVERAQPRSIDA, translated from the coding sequence ATGAGCGCCAGCGGAACCGTCGACACCCACTGCCCCTACTGCGCCCTGCAGTGCGGAATGGGCCTCCGCCGCACCGCCGGGGGCAGCGGCATCCCGGACGTCGTGGAGCGCGACTTCCCCGTGAACAAGGGCGCCCTGTGCGGCAAGGGCCGCACCGCGCCCGCCGTGCTGGCCCCGGAGGCACGGCTGACCGGGCCCCTGGTCAGGGACCGCGCCTCGGGGCGGCTGGAGCCGGCCCCCTGGGAGGACGCCCTGGACCGGGTCGCGGAAGGCCTGCTGCGGGTGCGGGCCGCGCACGGCCCCGACGCGGTCGGCGTCTTCGGCGGCGGGGGCCTGACCAACGAGAAGGCGTACGCCCTCGGCAAGTTCGCCCGGGTCGTGCTGCGGACGTCCCAGATCGACTACAACGGCCGCTTCTGCATGTCCTCCGCCGCGGCCGCCCACACCAGGGCCTTCGGCCTGGACCGGGGCCTGCCGTTCCCGCTGGCGGACGTCCCGCGGACGGGCTGCGTGATCCTGGTCGGCTCGAACCTCGCCGAGACGATGCCGCCCGCACTGCGCTACTTCACGGAGCTGAAGGAGAACGGCGGCCGCCTGATCGTCGTGGACCCGCGCCGTACGCGCACCGCCGAGCACGCCGACCTGCACCTGCAGCCGCGCCCCGGCACCGACCTCGCCCTGGCGCTCGGCCTGCTGCACCTGGTGGTCGCGGAGGGCCGCGTGGACGAGGACTTCGTCGCGGAGCGGACGACCGGCTGGCCGGAGGCGCGGGCCTCGGCGATGGCGCTCTGGCCGGAGCTGGTCGAGCGGATCACCGGGGTGCCGGTGCCCAGGCTCCGGGAGGCGGTGGAGCTGTTCTGCGGCGTGCCGGAGGCGATGGTGCTGACCGCGCGCGGCCCGGAGCAGCAGTCGAAGGGCACGGACACGGTGAGCGCGTGGATCAACCTGTGCCTGGCGACGGGCCGCGCGGGGCGCCCGCTGTCGGGGTACGGCTGTCTCACGGGGCAGGGCAACGGCCAGGGCGGCCGGGAGCACGGCCAGAAGGCCGATCAGCTGCCCGGCTACCGCAAGCTCGACGACCCGGCGGCGCGCGCCCATGTGGCCCGGGTGTGGGGGGTCGACCCGGACGACCTGCCGGGGCCGGGACGCAGCGCGTACGAGCTGCTGGACGCGCTGGGCCGGGACGTGAAGGGCCTGCTGCTGATGGGCTCCAACCCGGTGGTCTCCGCGCCGCGGGCGGCGCACGTCACGGAGCGCATCGCGGCGCTGGACTTCCTCGCCGTATGCGACGTGGTGCTGTCGGAGACGGCGGCGATGGCCGACGTGGTGCTGCCGGTGACGCAGTGGGCCGAGGAGACGGGGACCACGACGAACCTGGAGGGCAGGGTGCTGCTGCGGCACAAGGCCCTGGACCCGCCGGAGGGCGTGCGCAGCGACCTGTACGTGCTGAACGGGCTGGCCGCGCGCCTGGGCCGGGAGAAGGGCTTCCCTGCCGACCCGGAGGAGGTCTTCGAGGAGTTGCGCCGCGCGTCGGCGGGCGGGCCCGCGGACTACTCGGGGATCACCTACCGCCGCATCGAGGCGGAGGACGGGGTGTTCTGGCCGTGCCCGGACGTCCCGGCCGGGGACGCCGGGGCGCACCCGGGCACACCCCGGCTGTTCCTCGACCGGTTCGCGACGCCGGACGGCCGGGCCAGGTTCGTGCCGGTGCTGCACCGGCCGGCGGCCGAGGAGCCGGACGGGGACTTCCCGCTGTACCTGACGACCGGACGGGTGCTGGCGCAGTACCAGTCGGGCGCCCAGACCCGGCGGGTGGCGGAGCTGAACGCCGCCGCGCCCGGTCCGTTCGTGCAGCTCCATCCGCGCCTCGCCGAGCGCATCGGTGTCGCCGAGGGCGACCCGGTCGCCGTCACGTCCCGCCGCGGCCGCGCGGTGGCGCCGGCCCGGGTGGACCGCGCCATCCGTCCGGACACGGTCTTCATGCCCTTCCACTGGGCGGGCGAGGGCAGGGCGAACACCCTCACCAACCCGGCGCTCGACCCGACCTCCCGCATGCCGGAGTTCAAGGTGTGCGCGGTCCGCGTCGAGCGGGCGCAGCCGCGGTCCATCGACGCCTGA
- a CDS encoding YdcF family protein: protein MRRLARLPRLPRSRRGRRHLLWAAVALGVLALLPATWLQVTADDRVRTVADAPAEPVAVVFGAGLWNGEPSPYLAHRLDAAAELWTARKVRAVLVTGDNSRTDYDEPTAMRDYLAAHGVPRDKVVLDYAGFDTWDSCARARRVFGVDRALLVSQGFHIRRALALCGAAGIEAYGIGVDERHDATWYYGGTREVAGAVKAAFDAAFTPDPRFLGPREAGVQRALG from the coding sequence CTGCGTCGGCTCGCGCGGCTGCCACGGCTACCGCGGTCCAGACGGGGGCGGCGGCACCTGCTGTGGGCCGCCGTGGCCCTGGGCGTACTGGCGCTGCTGCCCGCGACGTGGCTCCAGGTCACCGCGGACGACCGGGTCCGTACGGTGGCGGACGCCCCCGCGGAGCCCGTCGCCGTCGTCTTCGGCGCGGGCCTGTGGAACGGCGAGCCCTCCCCCTACCTGGCCCACCGCCTCGACGCGGCCGCCGAACTGTGGACGGCGCGCAAGGTGCGGGCGGTCCTCGTCACGGGCGACAACAGCCGCACCGACTACGACGAGCCGACCGCGATGCGGGACTACCTGGCCGCACACGGCGTGCCCCGTGACAAGGTCGTCCTCGACTACGCCGGCTTCGACACGTGGGACTCCTGCGCCCGGGCCCGGCGCGTCTTCGGCGTCGACAGGGCGCTGCTGGTGAGCCAGGGCTTCCACATACGGCGGGCGCTGGCGCTGTGCGGGGCGGCCGGGATCGAGGCGTACGGGATCGGGGTCGACGAGCGGCACGACGCGACCTGGTACTACGGGGGGACCCGCGAGGTCGCGGGAGCCGTGAAGGCCGCGTTCGACGCCGCGTTCACCCCGGACCCCCGCTTCCTCGGCCCCCGCGAGGCCGGCGTCCAGCGCGCCCTGGGGTGA
- a CDS encoding gamma-glutamylcyclotransferase, producing MRDDHSRLPFFVYGTLRPGEINHSWLLRGRTTSETPAVLHGALLFDGPGYPYAVADDRGRIHGDVIHPVEDLYQEVLADLDRLEEYSPGAAGNLYERVVRDVRTYAGRTVPAWVYLAAADHERELREKGRPIEGGDWKRR from the coding sequence ATGCGTGACGACCATTCCCGCCTCCCGTTCTTCGTGTACGGGACCTTGCGGCCCGGCGAGATCAACCACTCCTGGCTGCTGCGCGGCCGGACGACGTCCGAGACGCCCGCCGTGCTGCACGGCGCGCTGCTCTTCGACGGTCCGGGCTACCCGTACGCCGTGGCCGACGACCGCGGCCGCATCCACGGCGACGTCATCCATCCGGTCGAAGACCTGTACCAGGAGGTGCTCGCGGACCTGGACCGCCTTGAGGAGTACAGCCCGGGCGCCGCCGGAAACCTGTACGAGCGGGTGGTCCGCGACGTGCGCACCTACGCCGGGCGGACGGTGCCCGCATGGGTGTACCTGGCGGCCGCGGACCACGAACGGGAGCTGCGCGAGAAGGGGCGCCCCATCGAGGGCGGGGACTGGAAGCGCCGCTGA
- a CDS encoding sirohydrochlorin chelatase: protein MTAEEPAPHGVPGPDHFDSTAQLMSRITTQLSSQLSRVTLRSAAPRRPVLVAVAHGSRDPEALRTAHALLERIRDLRPGLSVRLGHIEIDEPSLDDTLAALRGEAVLVPLMLTRGHHVKRDVPGALARARHLRGRVAAPLGPHPLLAEALYDRLAEAGWRTGPPRAARRAGIVLAAAGSRDPQSARDTEATAALLQARLGGGVPVVPAYASGGPDVAAAVRQLSADGRDRVAVASCFAAPGRFATAAAAAAPWIAAAPLGAHPAMAALVLHRYDRALAGTAGPAAAAQLATA from the coding sequence ATGACGGCCGAGGAACCCGCGCCGCACGGCGTGCCAGGACCGGACCACTTCGACAGCACGGCGCAGCTCATGTCCCGGATCACCACGCAGCTCAGCAGCCAGCTCTCCCGGGTGACGCTGCGCTCCGCGGCCCCCCGCCGCCCGGTCCTGGTCGCCGTCGCGCACGGCAGCCGCGACCCGGAGGCGCTGCGCACCGCGCACGCCCTGCTGGAGCGGATCAGGGACCTGCGCCCGGGGCTTTCGGTGCGGCTCGGCCACATCGAGATCGACGAGCCGTCGCTGGACGACACCCTTGCGGCCCTGCGCGGCGAGGCCGTCCTGGTGCCGCTGATGCTGACCCGCGGCCACCACGTCAAGCGGGACGTCCCCGGGGCGCTGGCCCGTGCGCGGCACCTGAGGGGGCGGGTCGCGGCGCCGCTCGGCCCGCACCCGCTGCTCGCCGAGGCGCTGTACGACCGCCTGGCCGAGGCGGGCTGGCGCACCGGCCCCCCGCGGGCCGCCCGGCGTGCCGGGATCGTGCTGGCCGCCGCAGGGTCCCGGGACCCGCAGTCGGCCCGGGACACCGAGGCGACGGCCGCGCTGCTGCAGGCCCGGCTGGGCGGTGGGGTGCCGGTGGTGCCCGCGTACGCGTCGGGCGGGCCGGACGTCGCCGCGGCGGTGCGGCAGCTGTCGGCCGACGGCCGGGACCGGGTCGCGGTGGCCTCCTGCTTCGCCGCGCCGGGCCGCTTCGCGACGGCGGCGGCCGCCGCGGCGCCGTGGATCGCCGCCGCCCCGCTCGGCGCGCATCCGGCGATGGCGGCGCTGGTGCTGCACCGCTACGACCGGGCGCTGGCCGGCACGGCGGGTCCCGCCGCCGCGGCGCAGCTGGCCACGGCGTAG
- a CDS encoding deoxyguanosinetriphosphate triphosphohydrolase, whose protein sequence is MDANHPAATDYAPYSEADTERYVPEPDKRPGRTSFQRDRARMLHSAGLRRLAGKTQVVDPVDDARALNSSPRTRLTHSLECAQVGRELGAALGCDPDLVETACLAHDIGHPPFGHNGEMVLAEVAAGCGGFEGNAQSLRILTRLEPKRFAHADDGTLTSVGLNLTRAALDAATKYPWPRGGHPTDPTSPKFGVYEDDLPVFEWLRRTAPADRPYVQCFEAQVMDWADDVAYSVHDVEDGLHAGHLDPAVLLAEPERREIFAVAAGRYAPGAAEDELAQALDRLLEMEWWPHGYDGSAIAQARLKDATSQLIGRFCLAAERATRDAYGTGRLTRHRAQLVVPRDQRLECAVLKAVADRYVMQREAQERRRAQQRVVIGELAEALLSRAPEGLDPQFRGIFDEAKDDRARQRAVVDQIASLTDAAATALHARLTAPR, encoded by the coding sequence ATGGACGCGAACCACCCTGCGGCGACCGACTACGCCCCCTACAGCGAAGCCGACACCGAGCGCTACGTGCCCGAGCCCGACAAGCGGCCCGGCCGCACGTCGTTCCAGCGGGACCGGGCCCGCATGCTGCACTCCGCGGGGCTGCGCAGGCTGGCCGGGAAGACGCAGGTGGTGGACCCGGTCGACGACGCCCGGGCGCTCAACAGCAGCCCCCGGACGCGGCTGACGCACAGCCTGGAGTGCGCCCAGGTCGGCCGGGAGCTCGGGGCGGCCCTCGGCTGCGACCCGGACCTGGTGGAGACCGCCTGCCTGGCCCACGACATCGGCCATCCGCCCTTCGGGCACAACGGGGAGATGGTGCTCGCCGAGGTCGCGGCCGGCTGCGGCGGCTTCGAGGGCAACGCCCAGAGCCTGCGCATCCTGACCCGGCTGGAGCCGAAGCGTTTCGCCCACGCCGACGACGGCACGCTGACCAGCGTGGGCCTCAACCTGACCCGGGCGGCGCTGGACGCGGCGACGAAGTACCCCTGGCCGCGCGGCGGGCACCCCACCGACCCCACCAGCCCCAAGTTCGGCGTGTACGAGGACGACCTGCCGGTCTTCGAGTGGCTGCGCCGCACCGCCCCCGCCGACCGCCCGTACGTGCAGTGCTTCGAGGCGCAGGTCATGGACTGGGCCGACGACGTGGCGTACTCCGTCCACGACGTCGAGGACGGGCTGCACGCCGGCCATCTGGACCCGGCGGTGCTGCTCGCCGAGCCCGAGCGCCGCGAGATCTTCGCCGTCGCCGCCGGCCGCTACGCCCCCGGGGCGGCCGAGGACGAGCTCGCGCAGGCCCTGGACCGGCTGCTGGAGATGGAGTGGTGGCCGCACGGCTACGACGGTTCCGCCATCGCCCAGGCCCGCCTGAAGGACGCCACCTCGCAGCTGATCGGCCGCTTCTGCCTGGCCGCCGAGCGCGCCACCCGGGACGCCTACGGCACCGGCCGGCTCACCCGTCACCGCGCCCAGCTGGTCGTCCCGCGCGACCAGCGGCTGGAGTGCGCCGTCCTGAAGGCGGTCGCCGACCGGTACGTCATGCAGCGCGAGGCGCAGGAGCGGCGGCGCGCCCAGCAGCGCGTGGTCATCGGGGAGCTCGCCGAGGCCCTGCTGTCCCGGGCGCCGGAGGGGCTGGACCCGCAGTTCCGCGGCATCTTCGACGAGGCCAAGGACGACCGGGCCCGGCAGCGGGCCGTCGTCGACCAGATCGCCTCGCTCACCGACGCGGCCGCGACCGCCCTGCACGCCCGGCTCACCGCCCCCCGGTGA
- a CDS encoding FAD-dependent oxidoreductase, with protein MVDADHTFVIVGAGLAGAKAAETLRSEGFTGRVILIGDERDHPYERPALSKGFLLGNEERESVFVHPAAWYAEHDVELHLGQPVTGLDRTGKRITLGDGTSIPYDRLLLTTGAEPRRLDIPGTDLAGVHHLRRLAHAERLKNVLTSLGRENGHLVIAGAGWIGLEVAAAARGYGVEVTVVEPQPCPLHSVLGPELGEVFADLHREHGVRFHFGARLTEITGQDGMVMSVLTDDGEEHPAHHVLAAIGAAPRTALAEAAGLALADRAAGGGIAVDASLRTSDPDVFAAGDVANAEHPLLGGRLRVEHWANALNSGPVAARAMLGGDVVYDRVPYFFTDQYDLGMEFSGHAAPGTYDQVLARGDVGKRQFIAFWLRDGRVLAGMNVNVWDVTDTVQKLIRSGRQVDTDALADPTVPLASLLE; from the coding sequence GTGGTGGACGCAGACCACACATTCGTCATCGTCGGGGCGGGGCTCGCCGGGGCGAAAGCGGCGGAGACGCTGCGCTCCGAGGGTTTCACCGGCCGCGTGATACTGATCGGAGACGAACGCGACCACCCCTACGAACGACCCGCGCTCTCCAAGGGCTTCCTGCTGGGCAACGAGGAGCGCGAATCGGTCTTCGTCCATCCCGCCGCCTGGTACGCCGAGCACGACGTGGAACTCCACCTCGGCCAGCCGGTCACCGGCCTGGACCGGACCGGCAAGCGGATCACCCTGGGCGACGGCACCTCCATCCCGTACGACAGGCTGCTGCTGACCACCGGCGCCGAGCCGCGCCGGCTGGACATCCCCGGCACCGACCTGGCCGGGGTGCACCACCTGCGCCGTCTCGCGCACGCCGAGCGGCTGAAGAACGTGCTGACCTCGCTCGGCCGCGAGAACGGCCACCTGGTGATCGCCGGAGCGGGCTGGATCGGCCTGGAGGTGGCGGCCGCCGCCCGCGGCTACGGCGTCGAGGTCACGGTCGTCGAGCCGCAGCCGTGCCCGCTGCACTCGGTCCTCGGCCCGGAGCTCGGCGAGGTCTTCGCCGACCTGCACCGCGAGCACGGGGTGCGGTTCCACTTCGGCGCGCGGCTCACCGAGATCACCGGCCAGGACGGCATGGTGATGTCGGTGCTCACCGACGACGGCGAGGAGCACCCCGCCCACCACGTGCTCGCCGCGATCGGCGCCGCCCCGCGCACCGCGCTCGCCGAGGCCGCCGGGCTCGCGCTGGCCGACCGCGCCGCCGGCGGCGGCATCGCCGTGGACGCCTCGCTGCGCACCTCCGACCCGGACGTCTTCGCCGCCGGAGACGTCGCCAACGCCGAACACCCCCTGCTGGGCGGCCGGTTGCGGGTCGAGCACTGGGCGAACGCCCTCAACAGCGGGCCCGTGGCGGCCCGTGCGATGCTCGGCGGGGACGTGGTGTACGACCGGGTCCCGTACTTCTTCACCGACCAGTACGACCTGGGCATGGAGTTCTCCGGGCACGCCGCCCCCGGCACCTACGACCAGGTGCTGGCCCGGGGAGACGTGGGCAAGCGGCAGTTCATCGCCTTCTGGCTGCGCGACGGCAGGGTGCTGGCCGGGATGAACGTCAACGTGTGGGACGTGACCGACACCGTCCAGAAGCTCATCCGTTCCGGCCGCCAGGTCGACACCGACGCGCTGGCCGACCCCACGGTGCCCCTGGCCTCCCTCCTGGAGTGA
- a CDS encoding GNAT family N-acetyltransferase: protein MEPRTAVVPVEEIFELRWRVLRPGLPRKSAIFLEDGHPLAFHMAAYDGDGGDEVVACVTLFPEQLPGDGAIAYRIRGMASAPEVRGRGYGAALLHAALEQARQRGAELVWCNGRTSARGFWEGQGFMAVGEEFVLEPAGPHFLFVAKLV from the coding sequence ATGGAGCCCAGGACCGCCGTCGTACCCGTCGAGGAGATCTTCGAACTGCGCTGGAGGGTGCTGCGGCCCGGGCTCCCGCGGAAGTCGGCGATCTTCCTGGAGGACGGTCATCCGCTCGCCTTCCACATGGCGGCCTACGACGGCGACGGCGGCGACGAGGTCGTGGCGTGCGTCACGCTCTTCCCGGAGCAGCTGCCCGGCGACGGCGCGATCGCGTACCGCATCCGCGGCATGGCCAGCGCCCCGGAGGTCCGCGGCCGCGGCTACGGCGCGGCGCTGCTGCACGCCGCGCTGGAGCAGGCCCGGCAGCGCGGTGCCGAGCTGGTGTGGTGCAACGGCCGTACCTCTGCGCGCGGCTTCTGGGAGGGGCAGGGCTTCATGGCGGTGGGGGAGGAGTTCGTGCTGGAGCCGGCCGGGCCGCACTTCCTCTTCGTCGCCAAGCTGGTCTGA